In Xenopus laevis strain J_2021 chromosome 2S, Xenopus_laevis_v10.1, whole genome shotgun sequence, a genomic segment contains:
- the LOC108709063 gene encoding erythroblast NAD(P)(+)--arginine ADP-ribosyltransferase-like yields MGTGSPAISITWALALISTLALIHPCEGDRRFRRDLSKKIVLDMTESSYDDQYLGCTEAMDNNIYRILHDEQTSNKDFADAWDCANREWEKRKGNTKVPIGFKDEYAISTLVYTNDKPNIYSPFNKAVRQAGKSRDFYLNHFHFKALHYYLTRALQLLDAVESPTCHLVFRGAKTRFTTEQGKQVRFGRFTSSSTDYQKALEFGDDTVFTITTCYGVRIRDLSFFPNEEEVLIPPFEKFKVTDFSTNNNKNKMTLKSMKNHSRYNCELVKATSAGNGSLPIFHYFG; encoded by the exons ATGGGGACTGGAAGTCCTGCTATCAGCATCACCTGGGCACTCGCTCTCATCTCCACCTTGGCACTGATCCACCCCTGTGAG GGGGACAGGAGGTTCAGAAGAGATTTATCAAAGAAGATTGTGTTGGACATGACTGAATCTTCCTATGATGATCAGTACTTGGGCTGCACTGAGGCCATGGATAACAACATCTACAGAATCCTTCATGATGAGCAGACCTCAAACAAGGACTTTGCTGATGCCTGGGATTGTGCCAATAGAGAATGGGAAAAGAGAAAGGGAAACACTAAGGTTCCCATTGGATTTAAGGATGAGTATGCAATATCAACGTTGGTCTACACCAATGATAAGCCAAATATTTACTCTCCCTTCAATAAGGCCGTGCGCCAGGCTGGGAAATCCAGAGATTTCTATCTAAATCATTTCCATTTCAAGGCTCTACATTATTATCTGACCAGGGCCCTTCAGCTGCTCGATGCTGTGGAATCACCAACTTGTCACTTAGTCTTCAGAGGAGCAAAGACTCGATTCACAACTGAGCAAGGGAAACAAGTCCGTTTTGGCCGGTTCACATCTTCATCAACAGATTACCAGAAAGCTTTGGAGTTTGGAGATGACACGGTCTTTACCATCACTACCTGCTATGGGGTCAGAATTAGGGACTTATCGTTCTTCCCTAATGAGGAGGAAGTGCTTATCCCGCCCTTTGAGAAATTCAAAGTCAccgatttcagtacaaacaataataaaaacaagatgACCCTTAAGTCTATGAAAAATCATAGTAGGTACAACTGTGAGTTGGTGAAAG CCACAAGCGCCGGGAATGGAAGTCTTccgatttttcattattttggctGA